A window from Thermodesulfobacteriota bacterium encodes these proteins:
- a CDS encoding alpha/beta hydrolase, producing ETGLLEDARAARRHLEALVPGAPVVLFGESLGSAVALAEAVARPPAALVLRSPFTSLAALGKLHYPFLPVGWLLRDRYPSLDRIAQLACPLFVAAGERDSIVPLSESRVLFDAAPVSVKRLLVVPRADHNDGELFAGKRLLEEVGRFLDDVLPPSPPPKP from the coding sequence CGAGACGGGGCTCCTGGAGGACGCCCGGGCCGCCCGCCGGCACCTGGAGGCGCTGGTTCCCGGCGCCCCGGTGGTGCTGTTCGGGGAATCCCTGGGCTCGGCGGTGGCCCTGGCCGAGGCCGTGGCGCGCCCCCCCGCGGCCCTGGTGCTCCGATCCCCCTTCACGTCGCTTGCGGCCCTGGGAAAGCTCCACTACCCCTTCCTGCCGGTGGGCTGGCTCCTGCGGGACCGTTACCCCTCCCTGGACCGTATCGCGCAGCTCGCGTGCCCCCTGTTCGTGGCCGCCGGCGAGCGCGACAGCATCGTCCCCCTCTCGGAGAGCCGAGTCCTCTTCGACGCCGCCCCGGTTTCGGTCAAGCGCCTCCTGGTCGTCCCCCGGGCGGACCACAACGACGGGGAGCTCTTCGCCGGCAAGCGCCTCCTGGAAGAGGTCGGCCGGTTCCTGGACGACGTCCTCCCGCCGTCCCCCCCGCCGAAGCCCTGA